One Plasmodium coatneyi strain Hackeri chromosome 14, complete sequence genomic window carries:
- a CDS encoding KIR protein, producing the protein VQFPGRVISNVDFYNKFNTGKYGNSYDSIWPHGWQNKLDNVLQKNSGPYGVKGKIVKAYYYASKMKEDHPEDDTPCKFFYYWVGNFVSHEPDTTELSNVLKKVYGALTDTPYKNKCSVIYPDNDIWGKFDRMKELHNFSYDYGTIRSTVEKCNPEDYSKYLAYLHGIASSCKLVGTDCSEGQERSPHCGDFNKKYKDYCENEQPKLISLLSKCSPPKPKPNPNPNQAGSSGSFSDADVSGECELDDLPSKEAYRKFDEGEEGAVHGTTECTVGTVKAKLDTALKSYPNIKNNAENIAKAWCKIINGAQDQGGRGKKVDGPPYYLFHYWLGEKAWDSVDGNNPFKEIIGNIYLALGDGFNNIIRDRLCEDIDKVPFTQLKRVFEYSVDYSTIEACIEKFQTCGFNCTEMYSEYLNAAVSAHDGIREYCTQGKNFKNICCTHLQRMFDQSGGSNIPEPSELKSQLESLQKATVPEKETISSTTTSNTPAVASSTIALIGIPALGFYLYKVITTMRTQCKI; encoded by the exons GTTCAATTTCCGGGGAGAGTAATTTCAAATGTGGATttctataataaattcaATACTGGTAAGTATGGAAACAGTTATGATAGCATTTGGCCCCACGGTTGGCAGAATAAGTTAGATAATGTATTACAGAAGAACAGCGGACCTTATGGTGTCAAAGGGAAAATCGTGAAAGCTTATTATTACGCGtccaaaatgaaggaggaccACCCGGAGGATGATACACCTTGTAAATTCTTTTACTACTGGGTGGGAAATTTTGTCTCCCATGAACCAGATACGACTGAATTGTCGAACGTCCTGAAAAAAGTTTACGGAGCGCTCACTGATACTCCCTATAAGAACAAGTGTAGTGTCATATACCCGGACAATGATATCTGGGGAAAGTTCGACCGAATGAAAGAATTACACAATTTTTCTTATGATTATGGTACCATACGGAGCACTGTGGAAAAATGTAATCCTGAGGATTATTCGAAATATTTAGCGTACCTGCACGGAATTGCTTCATCGTGTAAGCTTGTGGGCACAGATTGCTCGGAGGGTCAGGAGAGAAGTCCACATTGTGGCGATTTCAATAAGAAATATAAGGATTACTGTGAGAACGAGCAGCCCAAGCTGATATCTCTGCTCAGTAAGTGCAGTCCACCAAAACCCAAACCAAATCCCAATCCAAACcaagctggtagtagtggttcCTTTAGTGATGCAGATGTAAGTGGT gaatgTGAATTGGATGATTTACCTTCAAAGGAAGCATACAGGAAGTTCGACGAAGGAGAAGAGGGCGCCGTGCACGGTACAACTGAGTGCACCGTAGGAACAGTGAAGGCTAAATTGGACACTGCATTAAAGAGTTATCCGAATATTAAGAATAATGCAGAGAACATTGCAAAAGCTTGGTGTAAGATAATTAATGGAGCGCAAGaccaaggaggaagaggtaAGAAAGTGGATGGTCCCCCATACTATTTATTccattattggttaggggagaAAGCATGGGACAGTGTAGACGGGAATAATCCATTTAAGGAAATTATAGGTAATATTTACCTTGCACTGGGGGATGGgtttaataatattattcGTGACCGTTTATGTGAGGATATTGACAAAGTCCCTTTCACCCAATTGAAGAGAGTTTTCGAGTACTCCGTAGACTATTCAACTATAGAAGCGTGCATAGAAAAATTCCAGACTTGCGGGTTCAACTGTACTGAAATGTATTCTGAATACCTGAACGCAGCTGTTAGTGCACATGATGGAATAAGAGAATACTGCAcacaggggaaaaattttaagaataTATGTTGTACCCATCTTCAAAGAATGTTCGACCAGAGCGGTGGGAGCAATATTCCGGAGCCATCAGAATTAAAATCTCAATTAGAATCTTTACAAAAAGCTACAGTgccagaaaaagaaacaatatcctccaccaccacctccaACACTCCTgctgttgcttcttccacaATTGCATTAATAGGGATCCCAGCACTGGGATTCTacctatataaggtaattacCACTATGCGCACACAatgtaaaatatga